Within Pseudomonadota bacterium, the genomic segment TATCTAAACAGCTGTTGGAAGAAGGTAAGGTGGATATGATCATAGGCTTTAAGAAAGGATCAGTGCCTATGATGAATGAGCCATGTTTTGTAAAAAGCTCAGATGAAGTATCTAAACTCTTTTGGGACAGCAACTGCGGAATAAACCTTGCCAATTATCTTACCGACAGAAAAGAAAAAATAGGCATAATTGCCAAGGGGTGTGATTCAAGAAATATCGTAACCCATATAATTGAAAATAAAATCAAACGGGAAAATTTGGTAATTATAGGCGTTCCCTGTAAGGGTATGATTGATCGCCGTAAAATATCGGCTATGTTTGATACTGAAATTAAAGAAGTTACTGACAAAGGTGATGCGATAATTGTAAAAGGCGAAGGATTTGAAAAAGAATTAAGTAAATCCGAAGTTATGCAGGATAACTGTTCTATTTGCATCCACAGAAATCCTGTTATGTATGACGAGCTTGCTGCGCCTCTTATGGAAGAGCAAAAAGATGTGGACAGATATGCTGATGTCAGGGAAATTGAGGCTATGCAACCTGCACAAAAGTGGGAGCATTTCGAAAATATCTTATCCGGATGCCTTCGATGCTATGCATGCAGAAATGCCTGCCCTTTGTGCTACTGCCCCACTTGTTTTGTTGATGAATCGAATCCCCAGTGGGTTGGTAAAAGTCAGGATGAAACCGATATAAGAACGTTTCATTTTTTAAGGGCTTATCATTGTGCCGGTAGATGTACGGATTGTGGATCGTGCGAGAGAGCTTGCCCGGTTGGCATTAATGTTCGGGCATTTACCAAAAAACTTGAAAAGGATTGCTTTGAGATGTTTGGTTGGGAAGCAGGCATTTCCCAAGATGTACGGCCTTCGCTTGATACATTCAAGCCGGATGATCCGGAAGATTTCATAAAATAATTGAAGTAATTATGGCTAATAACTTGTAAACCGTGATAAAAATAAGGCTATTGCTATGAAAGTTATTAAAATTGATAAAAATGACTGGGCTGATGGAATAACGAAAATTCAGGACAGTTATCGGTTGTTTGGTCCGGTCATGGGTGAGAAATTTCATGATTTCAAAGAGCTTGGAAAAGGAGAATTGCCGGATTTGAATTTTCAAAATACGCGCCTTTCCCCAAAGTCGATAGTATATCCACAGACCGAGGTTATGTTCGAGTATTCTCTTGATGAAAAAGAAGCTGACCATCATGTGATGAAAGATGCTGCTAAAGATTATTCGCCTAAAGCTGTTTTGGGGATCAGGCCCTGTGATGCAGCGGCTTTTCTGCTTGTAAAGAGAAATTTTGATAATCCTGATTATAAAGATCCATACTGGGTTAAATCATATGAAGCAACGACATTAATAGGTTTTGCATGCAATAATCCATGCAGCACCTGTTTTTGCACAAGTGCAGGCTCTGGCCCTTTTTGTGAAGAAAGCCTTGATATCCTTCTTGCTGATGCGGATGATTGCTATTATGCAAAAGCTATTACGCCTAAAGGTGAAGATCTGTTAAAGAATGCCGGATTAAATACTGAAGCTGACGGCAGTGCCAATGAAAAAATAGATACTCTTAAAAAAGAAGCAGAGGCTAAGATAAGTTCGTCAGTTGTTTCAGACCAGCTTAAAAACAAAACCACAAATGAGCTTTATGAGGCTCCGTTTTGGGAAGATGTTTCATTTGCCTGTATAAACTGTGGGACATGCACGTTTCTTTGTCCGACATGCTGGTGTTTCGATATTCAGGATGAAAACTCCGGGAGTGCCGGGATACGCATGAAAAACTGGGATAGTTGTATGTTTCCTCTTTTTACAATTCATGGCACAGGTCACAATCCGAGAGGTACCAAACTTCACAGGGTACGCCAGAGATTTATGCATAAGCTGAAGTATTATGTTGATAAATATGATAAAGGAATTCAGTGTGTCGGCTGCGGTCGGTGCATACGCGCCTGTCCGGTTAACATTGATATACGCAGGGTCTGTGATATGATGAATAGTTATGATCCTAACGCCTGCGCTTGTTCGGAAAAGTGAAAAGAGGAGGGTATTAAAGTGCAAAATCCATATATGCCTTATCCTGTGCGTATAGATGAAATAATAACTGAAACTGAAGACAGGAATCTTAAAACATTCAAGTTTGTTTTTTTAAACCCGGAGGATGAAGAGAAATTTTCTTACAAAGCCGGGCAATTTGCAGAACTTTCAGTGACTGGGAAAGGGGAAATACCTATTGGTATTGCATCTTCTCCTGTCGAAAAAGGCTTTGTCAAGTTTACCGTAAATAAAGTCGGTTTGGTTTCTTCATACCTGCATTCCATGAAGGTTGGGGATATCATGGGAATAAGAGGACCTTGTGGCAATTCTTATCCCTGGGATATACTTGAAGGTAAAAATATAGTGATCATTGGAGGCGGTTTTGCTTTTACAACACTTCGTTCTTCAATAATCTTTATGCTTGATCCTGCCAACAGAAATAAATTTAAAGATATTAATGTAATCTATGGTGCCCGTACACCAGGGATGCTTCTTTACAGAGAAGAGCTGGCCGCTTGGGAAAGGCGTGATGACATAAATATGCATATTACGGTTGATGCTACAAATGATCCTGAATGGAAATATAATATTGGTTTTGTACCAACTGTTACAGAACAAAAAGCACCTAATGCCGATGCCGATACTTATGCCATAATTTGCGGGCCGCCAATAATGATAAAATTTACCCAGCCTGTTTTAGACAAACTGGGATATGATCATGACCATATTATTATGTCGCTTGAAAACAGGATGAAATGCGGGATAGGTATGTGTGGAAGATGCAATATAGGAAAGGAATTTGTCTGTAAGGACGGTCCTGTATTTACCCTTGCACAACTCAATGCTACGCCAAGAGAATATTGATAATTCTTTTAACCTTTTTATATTGACATTGGCAGATCAATGATATTATATGTCCGATAAGTATATTATTGATGATAGGCTGTAAGCCATGAGAATAATTAATTGATAAAGGAGGAGTTTAAATGCCGGAAGTACAATTTGGAGGTAAAACTTTTACAGTAGATGAAGATGGTTTTATTGATTCATATACCAACTGGTCAGAAGAATGGGTCCAGTATGTTAAAACACAGGAAGGGATTGACGAGCTTAATGATGAGCATAAAATGCTTATAAAGGTGCTTCGCGAATACTACGAGAAAAATGGTATTGCTCCGATGGTTCGTGTTCTTTCCAAGGTTACTGGTTTTAAATTGAAACATATTTACGAACTGTTTCCTTCAGGACCTGGCAAGGGAGCATGTAAGATGGCCGGACTTCCCAAACCGACAGGATGCGTCTGATCAATAATAAAAAATATGTTGTTTGATTTATTAAAAGGCTCTGCCAGTTGCAGGGCCTTTTGTTTTAAGACCTTTGCATAACACCCCCTTTTGGCCGATTACTGCGTCAGGCTCTAATTTCACTCCTCGAAATACTTAATGTATTCCTGTGGTTGAAATTCTCACCTTCCTTGTACTTGACCAAAACTGAGTATTCTTCAAAGGTATTATTTTGGGAGTTTAGATGGATATTGCTATTAAGACCGCTCAAAAAACAGAACTGATAGATATTACATCCAAAGTTCAGGAAATTGTGTTTAGCATATGCATGGAAAAAAAAATTGAAAATGGACTGTGCATGATTTATGTTCCACACACAACTGCGGCGGTTACTATAAATGAAAGCGCAGATCCTAGTGTGAAAAATGATATCCTTATGGTATTAAATAAGATAGTTCCGTGGGAAGCAGACTATCGTCATATGGAGGGAAATTCTCCGGCTCATGTTAAATCTGTTCTGGTTGGGGTTTCCGAACTTGTTGTAGTTAATAATAAAAAGCTTGAACTTGGAACATGGCAGGGTATCTTTTTCTGCGAGTTTGACGGTCCTCGTACGAGAAGAGTCAATATCAGAATAGTATAAGGGGCCAAAGGGCATAAGCGCTAAGTGAATTAATTTATAACAACTATATGAAAGTATTTTGAATATCGAATATAGAACAAGGAATAATGAATATCGAAGGAAGATAAACGGTATGATATCGAAGATCGTTTGATAGATTTTGCTGTGTGAATAATCAAATCGGGTCATTACTAAAAACAAAAAATTGTTGAAAATGATTATGAAGAATTTAATAAAGCCTGAATCAAAAGTTGAAACTTTAATTGATAATAATGATCAACTAATATCAATATTTGTTAAAAAGTATTAAAACCGCAAAAAGTAAAAATATTCATAATTCTAAATTCTTTGTTCGATATTGGATATTAGTTTTCGGAGGTAAAGATTCAGGATGTAGGGGCAGGTTTATAACCTGCCTACATGAGTTACTCGGGTGCATATGGAAATAATTTGAATATAGTAAAGTATAATGAATGTCGAAGATGGAGAGAGAATCATTCATAGTTGGAAATTCCTTGTTTGATATTCGATATTCAATAGGATAGGAGAATGATAAATCATAATGTATTTAAAGAAAATAAAAAAAACCATAGCACTTGATGATATGGATAAAACCATCTTAAACCGGATTCAGTCTGATTTTCCGGTTACTTCCCGTCCTTATTTTGTTATTGCTGATGAACTTGGGCTGACTGAAGATGATGTTATTAACAGGCTTAAAAAACTTAAAAATAATGGCTTTATCCGCCGAATAGGTGGTAATTTTGTACCTGAAAAGCTGGGTTTTGTCAGCACGCTTTGCACAGCTTCGGTGCCAGAAGATAAGATAGAAGCTTTTACAAAAGTTATAAACCGATATCCAGGCGTAACTCATAATTATCTGAGAGACGGAAGCTTTAATATCTGGTTTACGTTTATTGCTCCTTCCATGGAAGAAATAGAGGATAATCTAAAACAAATATCCAACAAAACCGGTGTTAAGGAGATTTTTAATTTTCCTGCAACAAAAGTCTTCAAAATTAAAGCTCATTTTAATTTATAACGACAAATTGTTATAACTTTTAACCGATTATCTTATATATTTTTTAATTTCGTAAAATGAAAGATACCCGTATTGCCGCAGTAATTTCTCATTCAAAAATATACGATGCCGACTACAACCTTATTGCAATGGATAAATGGCTGAAATCGGCAAATGATGCCGGTGTAAAAATAGTGTGTTTTCCTGAGCTAAATATCAGCGGTTATATAATAGACAAAAAAATAACCGAAACAGCAGAAGAAATACCCGGCAGAATATCAGAAAAACTTTCCAGGCTTTCTGTAAAATATAATATTGTGATACTCGCAGGCATGCTTGAAAAAGATAAAAATAACCATATATATTCAAGCCACCTTGTTGTAAAACCGGATGGATATATCGGAGTTTATCGTAAACTTCATATTGCTCCTGTTGAAAAAGATTTGTTTTACCAAGGAGATAAAGTCAGGTTGTTTGAGGCGCAAGGTTTAAAATTTGGGATTCAGCTTTGCTATGATGCTCACTTTCCTGAACTTTCTACAAGCATGGCTCTTATGGGTGCTGATGTTATATTTTTCCCTCACGCTTCTCCAAGAAAAACACCTGATGAAAAGCTCAAGTCATGGTTGCGGCATCTAACTGCAAGGGCTTTTGATAACAGTATATTTGTGGTTGCATGTAACCAGAGTGGTAGAAATGCGGGCGGCCTCTATTTCCCTGGGACAGGCATAATAATTAATCCTTCGGGAGAGATTATCGAAAGATATACTGGTGAAAATGAAGAAATGATCGTATCCGATCTTAAGGCAAAAGATTTAGATCTGGTGCGCAATCATAAAATGCGTTATTTCTTAACAAACAGAAGACCTGATATTTATTAAGATATATAATGGGAAATAAAGATAAAAATTCAATAGAATGCAAAAGATGCGGAACTTGCTGTAAAAAGGGAGGCCCGTCTTTTCATATGGAGGATATATCACTTATAGAAGAAGGTTGTATACCGGCAAAATATCTTTATACTGTAAGAAAAGGAGAACCTGTTTGCGACAACAGAATCGATAAAATTGTTTTTGCTGATTCCGATATAATTAAAATCAAGGGACAGGGAAGTAGATGGGCATGTTTTTTTTATAAGGAAGACGAAAATAAATGCGATATTTATAAAGACCGTCCTCTTGAATGCAGACTTCTTAATTGTTATGATACTAAACAAATCGAGCAAATATTTGGTAAAGACCTTCTTGCAAGAGAAAGTATTTTCGGTAAAATTGAAGGGCTTTGGGATATGGTAATAGAGCATGATCAAAAATGTTCTTATAAAGAAATTAGAAAGCTTATTGATGAATCCAAAAAGAATAAAAGTGGATATTTATCACAAAAAGTATCTGAACTTATCGAGTATGATAAAGCCTTGCGGGATATTGTTGTAACAAAAGGAGGGCTTGATTCCGAACTGCTTGATTTTTTGTTCGGAAGACCTGTTTTAATTGTTTTAAAGCAGTATTTGGCCTAAGACAGGTTTTATTTGTCAGTTGCGAGATGGGGTTTCCTATAATGATGTAAAGCATATTGTTATCGATAAATATTTAGCCAGAGATTAGGGAGATCTATGCCCAACGAAAAGAATCCGGAAACTTTTTTGAGAAAAATTTCTATCCACAGTCGCTTAACAAAGGCATTTTTACCTGTTATGCTTGTGGCTGTTTTCATACACGACATACTGATAAGGGTTTTAACATCAGTTGTAAATGTAAATACTGTTTTTTCAAGATCCCTGGTTACGATTGCAATCGCTGCAATAGTTAGCGTAATAATAGCCAAACTGTCAAAATCCATCGGAACCCAAATAGATAATATTCATAGTGAACTGATTAAAAAAGATGAGAACTTAAGATCGGAAAGGGATTTCTCTGATGCGGCTTTAGACAGTTTGCCTGCCCTTTTTTCACTTCTTGATACTACGGGAAAGTATCTGCGATGGAATAAAAATTTGGAAATTATTACCGGATATTCTGCCGAAGAAATTAAGAAGTTACATCCTTCCGATGTTATCGATTATTATAGTAAATCGGTTATGGCTGAGAAAATGCAGAATATATCTAATATGGGCAGTATTGATTTTGAGACATATTTAGTTTGCAAAAACGGAGAGAAAATCCCCTATTATTTTACCGCACATCCTATTAATATTAATGATGTTCATTATGTTATCGGTATTGGAATAGATATTGCTTTGCGCAAGCAAACCGAATCGGCGTTGGTATACGAAAAAGAAACAGTTCAAAAATACCTCAATATTGCCGGAGTATTAATTATAGCAATTAATACTGATATGGAATTGATTCTTATTAATAAAAAGGCCTGTGAGGTTCTTGGATATGAAGACAAAGAACTTATCGGAAAAGATATTAACGATATTTGTACCCCGGAAGATATACGGTCAGAAGCTAAGATTTTGACAAAAAAAATACTATCAAATGAAATAACTGATACCGAAAGAATGAAATTTCATAGTATTGTATTAACTAAAAAAGGTGAAAAAAGAACTATAGAATGGAATGCAGAACTACTAAAAGACGATACGGGCAAAATAACCGGAATGTTAAGTTCGGGAGAAGATGTCACTGAACGAATAAAGATGCAGGATATGCTCATTCAGGCAAAAAATGAATGGGAAGAAACATTTGATACTATAAATGACGCTATTACCATTCATGACGACAAGTACAATATTATCCGTGCAAATAAGACGGCAAAAGATCTGCTGGGAATATTTCTTGAGGATATGGATGAATTGAAATGTTATCAGCTATATCATGGTTCAGAAAGTCCACCGTCTGATTGCCCATGCCATATTGCATTAAAATCAGGCGAAGTTTCCGTTCGTAAAATGTTTGAACCTCATCTTGACAGGCATTTTGAAATCAAGGCAATTCCCCGCTATGGCAAGAATAAGCAAACTGTAGGCATAGTTCATATTGTAAAGGATATAAGCGATCAGGTTAAAGCGGAAGAAGGACAACGCGTATTACAATCTCAGTTTTTACATATGCAGAAGATGGAATCCATTGGTCGTCTTGCCGGAGGAGTGGCTCATGATTTTAATAATATATTAAGCGGGATAATAGGTTTCAGCGAACTTATGCTTCTTGATATTTCTAAAGATGATCCTTTAAAAGAACGCATTGAACTGATCTTGGGTCTGGGAGAAAAGGCTGTATCTCTTACACAACAGCTTCTTGCTTTCAGCCGCAAGCAGATGCTGATAATTAAGGATATAAATATTAACAATGTAGTAACCGATATGGCCAGAATGTTAAAGCGGATCATAGGTGAAGATATAAAGCTTGAGTTAAAGCATTCAAAAACAATCAGGAATGCTCTGTGCGATCAGGGCCAGATGGAGCAGGTATTGTTAAATCTTGCTGTAAACTCCAGAGATGCTATGCCCGATGGAGGTGTCTTGACCATAGAAACAGCGGAAATAGTATTGAATGAAGATAATATAAATAAGCTTGAAGATGTAAACCCCGGGGAATACGTGAAGCTCACAATAAGTGATACCGGTTGCGGAATGAGTAGTAGTGTGCTTGAGAATATATTTGAACCTTTTTATACCACAAAAGAGCTTGGAAAAGGAACCGGGCTGGGTCTTGCTACAGTTTACGGAATTATTAAACAGCACAACGGGTATATTGATGTAACAAGCAGGATAAATGGAGGGTCAGTATTTAATATATATTTGCCAGTCTCAAATCATAAGGAGATTAAAACTTTTTCTGAAAGTGATCCCTTGCAGATAAGTGGGGGAAACGAGACGATTCTTGTTGTAGATGATGAACCGATATTACTTTCAATTATTGAAAAAGCCTTAAACCCTTTAGGCTACCAGCTTCTTATTGCCGTTTCTACTCAGGAAGCCATAAAAATCAGTGAAACTTATGAAGGGACTATTGATTTGTTGCTGACCGATGTTATTATGCCGAAAATGAATGGGAATAAGCTTGCCGATACGATAGTATCCGCCCGACCGGATATAAAAGTGGTTTTTATGTCGGGTTATCCGTCAAAATCTATCACAGATCATGGATCAGATAAAGAAAATGGCATCTACCTTCAGAAGCCATTGAGAGTCAGCACGATCAGACAAAAGCTGCGTGAAATACTAGACGATAAAACTATTTGACAAAGCCTGATAAAATTTTGCATGTGAGCCATTTCTGTTAACCCTTAAAAGGAGATAAAAAATGGAAAAAAAGAAATATACAATAAAAACGGCCTGTCCGCAGTGCGGATGCTCAAGTCTTACTGTTTTATCGCCTGAAGAAATAAAAGAAAAATATGGTGATGTTCCGAATATTGATATGGAATGTGGCGAATGTTCACTCAAATATTCGTCTGATATAAAAACAGTTTGTCCCGAATGGGATAAAGATTGTAAGCTGGAATCATAAAGATATTTACACAATAGTTCTGGTTTCTCTTGCCGCATCTTTGGGATCAATTCGCCCTGTTATAACTGGTGATAAAAGATACAAAAGCATATATAGAAAAGTAATGTGCCCAAAATAAGGTGTGAAAACCGATAAAAGCAGAAGTAGCGATATCTGACCTACCCGTGGATGCCGACTCATGAATCGGCCAAGATGAAGATATTTTACGGGGTAAAGATTCATTGTTAGGCCTGTTGCAATCATGGTTATAAAACAAAAAATTCCCCAGAAATAAACTGTTTGAGAGCTTTCGGATAAACTTTGATTAAATATAATCAAAGGTGCAGTTACAAGTAATGCGGCTGCCGGAGTAGGCATGCCTTTGAAAAATCCGGGAATGGGGTTTTTATCCACAGTGAAATAGACCAGTCTGGTTATGCCCAGGATTAAATAAAAGAGAGCGGCAAAGCCAATAGGAAGTTTAGAAATAGCAGCATTTTGAGAACCGGAAAGTATTATATAAAATATCCATGCCGGTGCGAGACAGAAACTGATTGCATCGGCGAAGTCATCCAAAATACTTCCCATAGTGATTTTTGAAGTATGGGAGGCAAGAGGTTCGGTCAGGCCAAGTTTGCGGGCAAGTGCGCCGTCAAGCTTATCAAATATTGTTGCGCCGATAAGAATAAGGTATGCTTCTTTAATCCTTCCCTGGTATGCGAAGAAAACCGCAAGGAATCCCATGATTGCGTTCATGATAGTAAGTGAATTCGGGAAAAATGAGAGTATTTTTCTTCTTAACAGATCATTGCTGTCGCAAATATCATCAAGGCAGTATGTTCCGTATTTTCTGCAGTAAGCTGCTATAGATCCGAGATTAATTACAAGAAAAACGATTTCAACAATAAAGAGCGTACGCAAAGAAAGATTGCCTGCCCATGAAATCCAGGAATATAGTATTCCGGAACCGTTCGGAACATAAAAAGCATGGGCATATAACAGTGCGCCAACAGGAGCGGCGACAATGGTTCTTAGCCTTGCAAATTCCCTTAATTCAGGTTCCTGTCCTTTTTGTATAGCAAAGCCCCGGATAAAGTGTGCGAAATTATCACGAATCAGAACTGTTACGCATATAATGAGAATAAAAATGGCATGAAGAAGTTCGGGCTTTGTATGCCCTGGTGAAATAAAAATAAGACGCCACATGACCCCTACCGCAATAAGAGGGAAAGTAATGGAATAAATAATTTTATCCATAATTCTTTCAGCTAAATTAGCAAGTGTGGGGTTTGGACTGAACCGTGCTGCGAACCATCCGTCAACAAGATCAAAAGACATTGAGATAAAAAGAAATAAGACCCCCATAGTATAAATAACAGGGCTGCGCATCCACATTACTGCAATAGCGCACAGCATTCCAAGGGAGACAAGCGGAAGGCGGCCATAAACAAGCATAGCCGTGACTTTTTGGGATGTTTTAATTTTGTTTGTCATTTATATTTCCGATCAGTTCGGCTTCATAGCTTTTTATATAGTGAGCCAGTTTCAAAACGCCCCATTTTGGCCGATCTCTGCGTTGGGCTCAAATTTCAATCCTCGAAATACTAAATGTATTACTGTGGTTGAAATTTTCGCCCGCCTTGAGCTTGACCAAACTGAAACGTTTTGAAAGTGGCTCTAGTGTCTGAACTTTAGATAAAATACTTCCGTATGTCAAGAAAAGCCGTAAACCCAATCCGCTATTGATTTTTATAAGGGAAAAAAGCTAATAAGAATTTTAAGATAGGATATCTTCACCCCTTACTTTTTCATAAAAGCCCTAGTTTTTTCATCTTAAATCTTAGTGTGCTGGGGTTAATGCCGAGCAGTTCAGCCGCTCCGCCAGGTCCGTGGATTTTTCCTTTTGCCAGCTTAACTACTTTCTTAATATGTAAAGACATTGCATCATCAAGTTTTATAACTTGTTCAACATTGTTACCGTATTGTAAAAATGACGGCTCAGTCTGTGACAAAACGGTATCTCCGGTATTTGGGCTAAATATCCGGTTTAGATATGATTGAACAGATTTTTCAATATTTGCAGAATTATCTTTTTCGTTGGTTAAGTCCGATTTATTGTTTTCTATATAAAGTGGTCTTACATTACTGAGCGCATGCTTTAACATCCGTTCGATGTTCAGAAGTATAACTTTATCTATATCTGAAGTGTTTTGATCCTGGTTATTCATTTCCGGTAAATCTGACAATGTACCTTTAAAATGCAGGTCTTCAAAGGTTAAAGGCCCGGACATTTTTTGCCCCTGATATTGAATTAAAGCACGTTCCACAATATTTTCCAATTCGCGGACATTTCCCGGCCAATGGTATCCCATGATCCGTTCAATGGCTTCAGGCGCGACAGTTGGTAAAGGGTGAATGTTTTTTTCAACAGATTTTCGTTTTATGAAATAGTAAATAAGATCATAAATATCTTCCTTTCTATTTCGCAACGGTGGGATTTTTATGGGAAAAACGTGTAATCTAAACCACAGGTCCTCCCGGAACTTGTTCATAATCACCATGTTTTCCAGATTTCTGTGGGTAGCGGCAATGATCCTGATATCCACAGGCACAGGTGCTGTACTTCCAACGCGTTCAATTTCTTTGTTTTGTACCACGCGCAAGAGTCTAACCTGAGCTTCTAACGGAAGCTCCCCGATTTCATCCAGCAATATTGTACCCCTGTGGGCCCGTTCGAACCTGCCTCGTTTTTGAGCTACCGCACCCGTGAAAGCCCCTTTTTCATGACCAAACAGTTCGCTGTCTATGAGTGATTCCGGTATCGCACCGCAGTTAACTTTTATAAAAGGCTCATTTCTTCGGTGAGAAAAATAATGTATGGCGTTTGCAATTACTTCTTTACCGGACCCGGTCTCTCCTAACAGCAATACCGGACCGTCTAAAGGAGCTATCTGCCTGACCATTTCGAAAACTTCTTTCAAACCTTTGTCACGGCCTATGATCTCATCTCCCGATATCCGGAGCATCTCCTGATGAAGATACCTGTTATCATCTGTCAGTTTTTCTTTAAGCTTCAAGACTTCTTCATGCTTTAGGGCATTTGACATAGCAATGGCAAAAGGGTCATGCAGCAAAGACAACATATGGGCGTGTTCCTTCTTATATTGATCTTTACCGAACACATGTGCAGTGATTGCAAATAATCTTTCAGCCTGAATTTTAAGACGCATAATCATAACTGATGTTTCGGGCATGTTATCTAATTCAGACATTATTCTAACTGCCAGATGTTCTTCAGGCCGATTAACAATTACAACATCCTGAAGATTTTGCCATTCACGTTCCAGATCTTTACGTATTTCCCGCGGCATGGGAAGTATCCGGTTTATTTTTTGAGCCTTGTATCGTGTAACACGTGCAAC encodes:
- a CDS encoding TusE/DsrC/DsvC family sulfur relay protein, whose translation is MPEVQFGGKTFTVDEDGFIDSYTNWSEEWVQYVKTQEGIDELNDEHKMLIKVLREYYEKNGIAPMVRVLSKVTGFKLKHIYELFPSGPGKGACKMAGLPKPTGCV
- a CDS encoding YkgJ family cysteine cluster protein, yielding MGNKDKNSIECKRCGTCCKKGGPSFHMEDISLIEEGCIPAKYLYTVRKGEPVCDNRIDKIVFADSDIIKIKGQGSRWACFFYKEDENKCDIYKDRPLECRLLNCYDTKQIEQIFGKDLLARESIFGKIEGLWDMVIEHDQKCSYKEIRKLIDESKKNKSGYLSQKVSELIEYDKALRDIVVTKGGLDSELLDFLFGRPVLIVLKQYLA
- a CDS encoding PAS domain S-box protein; protein product: MPNEKNPETFLRKISIHSRLTKAFLPVMLVAVFIHDILIRVLTSVVNVNTVFSRSLVTIAIAAIVSVIIAKLSKSIGTQIDNIHSELIKKDENLRSERDFSDAALDSLPALFSLLDTTGKYLRWNKNLEIITGYSAEEIKKLHPSDVIDYYSKSVMAEKMQNISNMGSIDFETYLVCKNGEKIPYYFTAHPININDVHYVIGIGIDIALRKQTESALVYEKETVQKYLNIAGVLIIAINTDMELILINKKACEVLGYEDKELIGKDINDICTPEDIRSEAKILTKKILSNEITDTERMKFHSIVLTKKGEKRTIEWNAELLKDDTGKITGMLSSGEDVTERIKMQDMLIQAKNEWEETFDTINDAITIHDDKYNIIRANKTAKDLLGIFLEDMDELKCYQLYHGSESPPSDCPCHIALKSGEVSVRKMFEPHLDRHFEIKAIPRYGKNKQTVGIVHIVKDISDQVKAEEGQRVLQSQFLHMQKMESIGRLAGGVAHDFNNILSGIIGFSELMLLDISKDDPLKERIELILGLGEKAVSLTQQLLAFSRKQMLIIKDININNVVTDMARMLKRIIGEDIKLELKHSKTIRNALCDQGQMEQVLLNLAVNSRDAMPDGGVLTIETAEIVLNEDNINKLEDVNPGEYVKLTISDTGCGMSSSVLENIFEPFYTTKELGKGTGLGLATVYGIIKQHNGYIDVTSRINGGSVFNIYLPVSNHKEIKTFSESDPLQISGGNETILVVDDEPILLSIIEKALNPLGYQLLIAVSTQEAIKISETYEGTIDLLLTDVIMPKMNGNKLADTIVSARPDIKVVFMSGYPSKSITDHGSDKENGIYLQKPLRVSTIRQKLREILDDKTI
- a CDS encoding 4Fe-4S ferredoxin; amino-acid sequence: MLGYIDKIKEISKQLLEEGKVDMIIGFKKGSVPMMNEPCFVKSSDEVSKLFWDSNCGINLANYLTDRKEKIGIIAKGCDSRNIVTHIIENKIKRENLVIIGVPCKGMIDRRKISAMFDTEIKEVTDKGDAIIVKGEGFEKELSKSEVMQDNCSICIHRNPVMYDELAAPLMEEQKDVDRYADVREIEAMQPAQKWEHFENILSGCLRCYACRNACPLCYCPTCFVDESNPQWVGKSQDETDIRTFHFLRAYHCAGRCTDCGSCERACPVGINVRAFTKKLEKDCFEMFGWEAGISQDVRPSLDTFKPDDPEDFIK
- a CDS encoding AsnC family transcriptional regulator, which codes for MYLKKIKKTIALDDMDKTILNRIQSDFPVTSRPYFVIADELGLTEDDVINRLKKLKNNGFIRRIGGNFVPEKLGFVSTLCTASVPEDKIEAFTKVINRYPGVTHNYLRDGSFNIWFTFIAPSMEEIEDNLKQISNKTGVKEIFNFPATKVFKIKAHFNL
- a CDS encoding secondary thiamine-phosphate synthase enzyme YjbQ — its product is MDIAIKTAQKTELIDITSKVQEIVFSICMEKKIENGLCMIYVPHTTAAVTINESADPSVKNDILMVLNKIVPWEADYRHMEGNSPAHVKSVLVGVSELVVVNNKKLELGTWQGIFFCEFDGPRTRRVNIRIV
- a CDS encoding FAD/NAD(P)-binding protein, yielding MQNPYMPYPVRIDEIITETEDRNLKTFKFVFLNPEDEEKFSYKAGQFAELSVTGKGEIPIGIASSPVEKGFVKFTVNKVGLVSSYLHSMKVGDIMGIRGPCGNSYPWDILEGKNIVIIGGGFAFTTLRSSIIFMLDPANRNKFKDINVIYGARTPGMLLYREELAAWERRDDINMHITVDATNDPEWKYNIGFVPTVTEQKAPNADADTYAIICGPPIMIKFTQPVLDKLGYDHDHIIMSLENRMKCGIGMCGRCNIGKEFVCKDGPVFTLAQLNATPREY
- a CDS encoding 4Fe-4S dicluster domain-containing protein, translated to MKVIKIDKNDWADGITKIQDSYRLFGPVMGEKFHDFKELGKGELPDLNFQNTRLSPKSIVYPQTEVMFEYSLDEKEADHHVMKDAAKDYSPKAVLGIRPCDAAAFLLVKRNFDNPDYKDPYWVKSYEATTLIGFACNNPCSTCFCTSAGSGPFCEESLDILLADADDCYYAKAITPKGEDLLKNAGLNTEADGSANEKIDTLKKEAEAKISSSVVSDQLKNKTTNELYEAPFWEDVSFACINCGTCTFLCPTCWCFDIQDENSGSAGIRMKNWDSCMFPLFTIHGTGHNPRGTKLHRVRQRFMHKLKYYVDKYDKGIQCVGCGRCIRACPVNIDIRRVCDMMNSYDPNACACSEK
- a CDS encoding nitrilase — encoded protein: MKDTRIAAVISHSKIYDADYNLIAMDKWLKSANDAGVKIVCFPELNISGYIIDKKITETAEEIPGRISEKLSRLSVKYNIVILAGMLEKDKNNHIYSSHLVVKPDGYIGVYRKLHIAPVEKDLFYQGDKVRLFEAQGLKFGIQLCYDAHFPELSTSMALMGADVIFFPHASPRKTPDEKLKSWLRHLTARAFDNSIFVVACNQSGRNAGGLYFPGTGIIINPSGEIIERYTGENEEMIVSDLKAKDLDLVRNHKMRYFLTNRRPDIY